A genomic segment from Salvelinus alpinus chromosome 8, SLU_Salpinus.1, whole genome shotgun sequence encodes:
- the LOC139583745 gene encoding mitogen-activated protein kinase kinase kinase 8-like: MDYKYANAGIELLLSHMNIEDIIGAVEHLYHTEEEETGALSEEGLSQEEMDENEETVNDSGDEVTGVTGGTQGTQQGNGGGMVRYGTVSDLLSFVNLISNMQPEALQHQTEEMGVLLNKKHMVLKKGRYRIDLDVLLFPWMWTYKTPGSGGHVPKGSFGKVHLAQDTVTRKRMACKLIPMAHFKPADVEIQARFRHENIAELYGALLWDQNIHLFMEAGEGGSVLEKLDSCGPMREFEIIWVTQQVLRGLEYLHSHNVIHHDIKPSNIVLMSDKAVLVDFGLTVQMTEELYTPRDLRGTEMYMSPEVVLCRGHNTKTDIYSLGTTIIHMQTGSPPWVRRYPRRSYPSYLYIIHKQAPPLEDIAEDCSGAMRSFLERALERNPAQRSSAAELLRDEAINPPREEQPRCWSLDSALVEASHPLRQHSQQPDTTQESSLYSEPEDSAHLRRKGSLYIDLGAMTGYYNLVRGPPATEYG; encoded by the exons GGAAGAGACTGGGGCATTGAGTGAAGAAGGTCTCTCTCAGGAGGAGATGGATGAGAACGAGGAGACTGTGAATGATTCGGGGGACGAAGTGACAGGGGTAACAGGAGGGACCCAGGGCACACAGCAGGGGAACGGTGGTGGTATGGTCAGGTACGGGACGGTGTCGGACTTGCTCTCCTTCGTCAACCTGATCTCTAACATGCAACCAGAAGCACTGCAGCACCAGACTGAGGAGATGGGCGTGTTACTGAACAAG AAACACATGGTGCTGAAAAAGGGACGCTATCGCATCGATTTGGATGTACTTCTGTTTCCATGGATGTGGACCTACAAGACTCCAGGCTCTGGCGGCCATGTTCCAAAGGGCTCATTTGGGAAAGTCCACTTGGCCCAGGATACCGTTACCAGGAAGCGAATGGCATGCAAACTG ATCCCCATGGCGCATTTCAAACCAGCCGATGTGGAGATCCAGGCCCGGTTCCGTCACGAGAACATTGCAGAGCTCTACGGTGCTCTCCTCTGGGACCAGAACATCCATCTGTTCATGGAGGCCGGCGAGGGAGGCTCGGTTCTGGAGAAACTGGACAGCTGTGGACCCATGAGGGAGTTTGAGATCATCTGGGTTACCCAGCAGGTCCTCAGGGGCCTGGAGTATCTGCACTCTCACAATGTCATCCACCACGACATCAAAC CCAGCAACATCGTTCTGATGTCAGACAAAGCGGTGCTGGTGGACTTTGGCCTGACGGTACAGATGACAGAGGAGTTGTACACCCCTAGGGACCTGCGCGGCACAGAG ATGTATATGAGCCCGGAGGTGGTTCTGTGTCGAGGACACAACACCAAGACGGATATCTACAGTCTGGGCACCACCATTATCCACATGCAAACTGGCAGCCCGCCCTGGGTCAGGAGATACCCACGCAGGTCCTACCCATCCTACCTCTACATA ATCCACAAGCAGGCCCCTCCGCTGGAGGACATAGCAGAGGACTGCAGCGGTGCCATGAGGTCCTTCCTGGAGCGAGCCCTGGAGAGGAACCCTGCCCAGCGCAGCTCTGCAGCCGAGCTCCTGAGGGACGAGGCCATCAACCCTCCCAGGGAGGAACAGCCACGCTGTTGGAGCCTGGACTCAGCCCTGGTGGAGGCCTCCCACCCTCTGAGGCAGCACAGCCAGCAGCCTGACACCACACAGG AATCGTCTCTGTACTCTGAGCCTGAGGACTCTGCCCACCTGAGGAGGAAGGGATCACTGTACATCGACCTGGGGGCAATGACTGGGTACTATAATCTAGTAAGAGGCCCCCCTGCTACAGAGTATGGCTAA